Proteins found in one Mustela lutreola isolate mMusLut2 chromosome 12, mMusLut2.pri, whole genome shotgun sequence genomic segment:
- the RPL35 gene encoding large ribosomal subunit protein uL29, whose product MAKIKARDLRGKKKEELLKQLEDLKVELSQLRVAKVTGGAASKLSKIRVVRKSIARVLTVINQTQKENLRKFYKGKKYKPLDLRPKKTRAMRRRLNKHEENLKTKKQQRKERLYPLRKYAVKA is encoded by the exons ATG GCCAAGATTAAGGCTCGAGACCTTCGCGGCAAGAAGAAGGAGGAGCTGCTTAAACAGCTGGAAGACCTGAAGGTGGAGCTGTCCCAGCTGCGCGTCGCCAAAGTGACAGGCGGCGCGGCTTCCAAGCTCTCCAAGAT CCGAGTTGTTCGCAAATCCATCGCCCGTGTTCTCACAGTCATCAACCAGACGCAGAAAGAGAACCTCAGGAAATTTTACAAG GGTAAGAAGTACAAGCCCCTGGATCTGCGGCCCAAGAAGACGCGTGCCATGCGCCGGCGGCTGAACAAGCACGAGGAGAACCTGAAGACCAAGAAGCAACAGCGGAAGGAGCGGCTATACCCGCTGCGGAAATACGCGGTCAAAGCCTGA